From Helicoverpa armigera isolate CAAS_96S chromosome 26, ASM3070526v1, whole genome shotgun sequence, one genomic window encodes:
- the LOC110382979 gene encoding alanine aminotransferase 1: protein MARVIKLLTRALHDISGVAGPIRSAEATPEQIRARHSRCGNRGAGGGGGKAITMKNLNPNIVKLEYAVRGPLVIRAGEIAKELAKGAKKPFKAVTSANIGDAHAMGQKPITFIRQVLACVAHPALLNYEKFPSDVRQRAKNILSGCGGRSAGSYTSSYGIDQIRKHVAEYIECRDGHKCRMDDCVLTGGASSGIKNCLQLLVNQVRGKDTGVLIPIPQYPLYSASLAEYGLGQVGYYLDEDKNWALNVSELERAFKEGSECYAVRAMVVINPGNPTGQVLTRKNMEKVIKFAHKKNLILFADEVYQDNIYDKNSSFHSFKKVITEMGSPYKDMELASFMSISKGYMGECGLRGGWMELVNLDPDVKANLFKALSAMLCPSSLGQAACDCVAKPPNEGEPSFDLWCQEKTEVLDSLKRRAKMIVETFNKMEGFKCNIVQGAMYAFPKIQLPAKAIEAAKKKKMVPDAFYARELLEETGICIVPGSGFGQKPGTYHFRTTILPQMKPLKIMLDSFRDFHQKFIKKYG, encoded by the exons ATGGCGAGAGTCATAAAGTTGCTGACTCGCGCTTTACACGACATATCTGGCGTGGCGGGGCCCATCCGCTCTGCCGAGGCGACGCCCGAACAGATACGGGCTCGACACAGTCGCTGCGGCAATAGAGGAGCGGGAGGAGGAGGAGGAAAAGCCATTACTATGAAGAACTTAAACCCTAACATTGTGAAGCTGGAGTACGCTGTTCGTGGTCCCCTTGTCATCCGCGCCGGAGAAATAGCTAAGGAGCTCGCGAAG GGCGCTAAGAAGCCGTTCAAGGCTGTGACCTCTGCCAACATCGGAGACGCTCATGCCATGGGACAAAAACCTATCACCTTCATAAGACAG GTGCTGGCTTGCGTGGCTCACCCCGCACTCCTCAACTACGAGAAGTTTCCCAGCGACGTGAGACAGAGGGCCAAAAATATCCTGTCCGGATGTGG TGGCAGATCAGCCGGGTCCTACACCTCGTCCTACGGCATAGACCAGATCAGAAAACACGTAGCCGAGTACATAGAATGTCGTGACGGGCATAAGTGCAGGATGGATGATTGTGTCCTCACCGGGGGAGCCTCTAGTGGCATCAAGAATTGTCTCCAGTTGCTGGTCAATCAGGTCAGAGGGAAGGACACAG GTGTGCTGATCCCAATCCCGCAGTATCCTCTATACTCGGCCTCACTGGCAGAGTATGGCCTAGGCCAGGTGGGGTATTACCTCGACGAGGACAAGAACTGGGCCCTGAACGTTTCCGAACTGGAGCGGGCCTTTAAAGAAGGCAGCGAATGTTATGCCGTCAGGGCTATGGTCGTTATCAACCCTGGAAATCCTACTGGACAG GTGCTAACTCGCAAGAATATGGAAAAGGTCATAAAGTTCGCACACAAGAAGAACTTGATTCTGTTCGCTGACGAAGTGTACCAGGACAACATATATGATAAGAACAGCAGTTTCCATTCCTTCAAGAAG GTGATAACGGAGATGGGTTCTCCATACAAAGACATGGAGCTAGCATCGTTCATGTCTATAAGCAAGGGGTATATGGGTGAATGTGGTCTCCGAGGCGGCTGGATGGAGCTGGTGAACCTCGACCCTGATGTGAAAGCCAACCTGTTCAAGGCACTGTCTGCTATGCTTTGTCCCAGTTCTTTGGGCCAAGCTGCCTGTGACTGTGTT GCAAAACCTCCAAATGAAGGGGAACCATCCTTCGACCTCTGGTGCCAAGAGAAGACAGAAGTACTGGACTCTCTGAAAAGAAGAGCCAAGATGATCGTGGAGACCTTCAACAAAATGGAGggtttcaaatgtaacataGTACAG GGCGCCATGTATGCTTTCCCAAAAATCCAACTGCCGGCCAAGGCTATCGAGGCTGccaaaaagaagaaaatggTTCCTGATGCTTTCTACGCACGCGAATTGCTTGAAGAGACAG GTATCTGCATAGTGCCAGGGTCTGGGTTCGGCCAGAAGCCGGGCACATACCACTTCCGAACCACCATTCTACCGCAGATGAAGCCGCTCAAAATTATGCTGGACAGTTTCAGGGATTTTCACCAAAAGTTCATTAAGAAGTACGGGTAA